DNA sequence from the Novosphingobium sp. KACC 22771 genome:
GCGCCTTACCTGAACGATGAGCGTGGGTCATAAGCGTCATCGAAACGCAAAAGATAGCTTTGGCCAGCGCATAGAAAAGCCATGGGGCCAATTGCGCCCTGCCGCGTGTAGTAGGCTGCCCAAGCCGTTTGGCGCCTTATTGCAATTCCCGGAGTGAACCCATGTCCCAAGGTTTGGCCCGATCCACGCTCACGCATTTGGAGCGCTTGGAGGCCGAGAGCATTCACATCATCCGCGAGGTGGTGGCCGAGGCGGAGAACCCGGTGATGCTTTATTCGGTGGGCAAGGACAGCGCGGTGATGCTGCATCTGGCGCGCAAGGCGTTCTATCCCGCGCCGCCGCCGTTTCCGCTGCTGCATGTGGACACGACGTGGAAATTCCGCGCGATGTATGACCTGCGCAACAAAATGGCCGAACTGTCGGGCATGGAACTCTTGGTCTATCAGAACCCCGAGGCCAAGGAGCGCGGGATCAATCCGTTTGACCATGGCGCTCTCCACACCGACATGTGGAAGACCGAAGGGCTCAAGCAGGCACTGGACAAGTACGGTTTCGACGCGGCCTTTGGCGGCGCGCGGCGCGACGAGGAAAAAAGCCGCGCCAAGGAGCGCATCTTCTCCTTCCGCACGGCCAGCCACGGCTGGGACCCCAAGAACCAGCGCCCGGAATTGTGGAACCTTTACAACGCCAAGAAGGCCAAGGGTGAGTCCATCCGCGTCTTCCCGATCAGCAACTGGACCGAGCTGGACGTGTGGCAGTACATCCACCTCAACGACATCCCCATCGTGCCGCTCTACTTTGCCGAGGAACGCCCGACGGTCGAGCGCGACGG
Encoded proteins:
- the cysD gene encoding sulfate adenylyltransferase subunit CysD, producing the protein MSQGLARSTLTHLERLEAESIHIIREVVAEAENPVMLYSVGKDSAVMLHLARKAFYPAPPPFPLLHVDTTWKFRAMYDLRNKMAELSGMELLVYQNPEAKERGINPFDHGALHTDMWKTEGLKQALDKYGFDAAFGGARRDEEKSRAKERIFSFRTASHGWDPKNQRPELWNLYNAKKAKGESIRVFPISNWTELDVWQYIHLNDIPIVPLYFAEERPTVERDGMLLMVDDDRFPLRPGEVPVMRSIRFRTLGCYPLTGAVESSARTLPEVIQETLLTTTSERQGRAIDKDAGGAGMEVKKQQGYF